The Enterobacteriaceae endosymbiont of Macroplea mutica region ATTAAATAGTTCAACACGTCCTTTAATATCAATTATTTTTTGTTTACCTGTATAAAATGGATGACACATGTTACAAACATCTAAATGTAATTTTTTATTTAAAGTTGATTTAGTATGAATAATATTACCACAAGAACATTGTGCAATAATATTATTATATTGAGGATGAATGTTTTGTTTCATATCAAGTTTCTAATATATAAATATATCATATATACAAAAATATTATTGAAATTACAAGTGTATTATTAAAATAAAATAATAAAATTATGAAAATTATTAAAGTAGTTTTTAATAGTGTTAAATTATACAAACCATATCATTATTTATTACC contains the following coding sequences:
- the rpmE gene encoding 50S ribosomal protein L31, with the translated sequence MKQNIHPQYNNIIAQCSCGNIIHTKSTLNKKLHLDVCNMCHPFYTGKQKIIDIKGRVELFNRRFKNLTF